Genomic DNA from Mycobacterium stomatepiae:
TGCAACGAATGCAGCTGCTGCTCTTTAGCTTTGCGGTAGAGCCGAGACCGCTGGCCGCGATAGCCCTTCGAGGCCGTCAAGACGCTGCGCCTCTTCTTGTGGGCGTTGACCGCCCGCTTCACGCGTGCCATGGATATTCCTACTTTCGTTCAGGCAGTAAATGGTCCGTAAAAGGAGTGAGCCGGTGCCGGGTCGTTGTCTGCCGTGGCCGGCGCTCGGTTTGTCGAAGGTCAGCCGTTCAGCATCGCGTTAACACGCTTGGTGTCGTTGGCGGCAACCTCGGTGCGGCCGTCGAGCCGCCGGGTGCGCTTGCTCGGCTTGTGCTCGAGCAGGTGTCGACGATTGGCTTTCTGGCGGACGATCTTTCCGGTTCCGGTACGCCGGAACCGCTTGCTCGCCCCGCTGTGGGACTTGGCCTTGGGCATGTTTCCTCTAGTTCTAGCGGTTTTCGCTGTTTCGCTGTCAGGTCAGTTCGGTGAAGCTGCGGTGTCGCCGGTTTCGTCCGCTTCGTGGGCGTCGTCGTGCGCCGGCTCGACCCCCGGCGCTTCGGGGTGCCGCGCCCTAGCGCGTGTCTTCGCGCCGCGGTGCGGTGCCAGCACCATCGTCATGTTGCGGCCGTCCTGCTTGGCCGACGTTTCGACGAATCCGTATTCGGCGACGTCGGCGCCCAGACGCTGGAGCAATCGGTAGCCCAGCTCGGGCCGCGACTGCTCGCGTCCGCGGAACATGATGGTGACCTTTACCTTCGATCCCGCCTCCAGGAAG
This window encodes:
- the rpmI gene encoding 50S ribosomal protein L35, whose translation is MPKAKSHSGASKRFRRTGTGKIVRQKANRRHLLEHKPSKRTRRLDGRTEVAANDTKRVNAMLNG